One genomic region from Polyangiaceae bacterium encodes:
- a CDS encoding transglutaminase family protein: MHNPEEGRSAESRLTAIERALSEHDEQLSDAGLVVWVGTEPTFTDRFSYDAEWVGAALGAQKLGKAQRFAAMLASRVPTAVLLRCVGRQYPEETTPRWSFGLYWQREAGQVWHLPPDPLMGGRASDASAPKRLLQELSACLTKRQRAPRRILLNDAPPPQKSQEQAGAAMPTLPLRLVWSVRDEELDELSEEVQEQCGRAPLGGDAIPSAGLSDPLADQGLSLLCVGDAGPEHPGVVRIELPQLTDVSEFSDLLELIGEACRAARIEGLILGGYPPPVDRNVAWATITPDPGVIEINTAPCSGTRGLLHDSRILYQVAEALGLSPVRMHYNGELVDSGGGGQITLGGPSFEESPFFRHPQLLSRMVCFFSRHPALSYLFAVDSVGGSSQSPRADEGSVETLAELGLALELLQRIESPSPEDIWSTLAPFLVDRFGNSHRAELNIEKLANPHLPGRGRLGLVEFRAFRMADTPERAACLAALLRAISAHLSKLSTPSQVKLWGRELHDRFALPFQLRLDLEEVLQELQSSGFGLAPAIAQELRREQRLLARVSLWEGAVLELRQAVEFWPLVGDLSAQSGTTRLVDSSTRRYELRLRCPEEQLSRWRLSVDGYGVPWATAKDADGPALLRAIRCRSFIPNPGLHPNLPAHGPLSALVYREDQAQAAQVTLHWWKVDGGAYVGLPKDQADALQRTEARCTVEHLNKPQRQAPEAPPGSLSAWAFDTRWAEAPR; encoded by the coding sequence ATGCACAATCCAGAGGAAGGCCGAAGCGCCGAATCCAGATTGACCGCCATCGAACGCGCGCTGAGCGAGCACGACGAGCAGCTCAGCGACGCGGGACTCGTGGTGTGGGTGGGAACAGAACCCACCTTCACCGATCGCTTCTCCTACGACGCTGAGTGGGTCGGCGCAGCTCTGGGAGCCCAGAAGCTCGGGAAGGCTCAACGGTTTGCCGCCATGCTCGCGTCGCGGGTCCCGACGGCAGTATTGCTGCGCTGCGTGGGACGTCAGTACCCCGAGGAAACGACACCGCGCTGGAGTTTCGGACTGTACTGGCAACGCGAGGCGGGACAGGTCTGGCATCTGCCGCCGGATCCACTCATGGGAGGCCGAGCGAGCGACGCGAGCGCGCCAAAGCGTCTCTTGCAAGAGCTATCAGCGTGCCTGACCAAACGGCAACGCGCGCCGCGTCGCATCCTGCTGAACGACGCGCCTCCCCCCCAAAAATCACAGGAGCAGGCGGGAGCCGCAATGCCCACACTGCCGCTGCGCTTGGTGTGGAGCGTACGCGATGAGGAGCTCGACGAGCTATCCGAGGAGGTCCAGGAGCAGTGCGGCCGTGCTCCCCTCGGCGGCGATGCCATCCCCAGCGCCGGCCTGAGCGATCCCCTGGCGGATCAAGGCCTCTCCCTCTTGTGTGTCGGTGACGCGGGTCCGGAACACCCAGGCGTCGTACGCATCGAGCTACCGCAGCTAACCGACGTGTCAGAATTCTCCGATTTGCTAGAGCTCATCGGCGAAGCTTGCCGCGCGGCAAGAATCGAAGGCTTGATCCTCGGGGGCTATCCACCACCGGTGGATCGGAACGTCGCGTGGGCGACGATCACGCCGGATCCAGGAGTGATCGAGATCAACACGGCGCCGTGCTCCGGCACCCGCGGATTGCTTCACGATTCGCGCATCCTCTATCAGGTCGCCGAAGCGCTGGGGCTGTCTCCAGTACGCATGCACTACAACGGTGAGCTGGTCGACTCTGGTGGAGGAGGCCAAATCACCCTCGGCGGACCTAGCTTCGAGGAGAGCCCATTTTTCCGTCACCCACAGCTACTCAGCCGCATGGTGTGCTTCTTCTCGCGGCACCCTGCGCTGTCTTACCTATTCGCCGTCGATTCCGTGGGAGGCTCGAGTCAGTCTCCGCGAGCCGACGAGGGTAGCGTCGAGACGCTGGCAGAGCTGGGCCTAGCCCTCGAGCTGCTGCAACGCATCGAGTCACCCAGCCCTGAAGACATTTGGTCCACCCTCGCGCCCTTCCTGGTCGACCGCTTCGGAAACTCACACCGCGCGGAACTAAATATCGAGAAGCTCGCCAACCCACACCTCCCAGGCCGCGGGCGCCTAGGCTTGGTGGAGTTTCGCGCCTTTCGCATGGCGGATACCCCGGAGCGCGCCGCTTGCCTTGCGGCCTTGCTGCGCGCCATCTCGGCGCATCTCAGCAAGCTGTCCACACCGTCTCAGGTGAAGTTGTGGGGGCGCGAACTACACGACCGGTTTGCGCTCCCGTTTCAACTCAGGCTGGATCTGGAGGAGGTTCTACAGGAACTGCAGTCCAGCGGCTTCGGGTTGGCTCCCGCTATCGCTCAAGAGCTACGCCGAGAGCAGCGTCTCCTGGCGCGGGTTTCGCTCTGGGAGGGCGCCGTACTCGAGCTCCGTCAAGCGGTGGAGTTTTGGCCATTGGTCGGAGATCTGTCCGCGCAGTCGGGGACCACCCGCCTTGTGGACTCCAGTACCCGGCGCTACGAGCTTCGCCTGCGCTGCCCCGAGGAACAGCTTTCGCGTTGGCGCCTGAGCGTCGATGGCTATGGCGTCCCCTGGGCGACGGCGAAGGACGCGGACGGCCCAGCGCTACTGCGTGCGATTCGTTGCCGAAGCTTCATCCCAAACCCCGGACTGCATCCGAACTTGCCTGCTCACGGCCCCTTGAGCGCGCTCGTGTATCGAGAGGATCAGGCACAGGCTGCGCAGGTGACCCTCCACTGGTGGAAGGTCGACGGCGGGGCATATGTGGGTCTTCCGAAGGACCAAGCGGACGCGCTGCAGCGAACGGAGGCGCGCTGCACGGTGGAACACCTCAACAAACCACAGCGCCAAGCGCCGGAGGCTCCTCCCGGCAGTCTTTCCGCGTGGGCATTCGACACCCGCTGGGCGGAAGCGCCAAGGTGA
- a CDS encoding response regulator produces the protein MPPHADGQDAIDDAALRFILANLPYAILIHQGGHVVYANGTAAELLECDDPAALIGQPWHRFMVTEDRNAAESNVRGALTEQQGTLARFGPVERRALSAKGNVVPVELHAFTLNWEGNPALLVSASDISSRKSIEGKLREADRMAAVGTLAAGVAHEVNNPLAYIIANLSFAEEKLRHSPDQEEALEAVVEAHQGIQRVRQVVSDLKTFTHDDQKPQSVLVAKVIQATVKIASAQIRHRARLEVTAGRNARVLATETRLSQVLLNLLVNAAQAVPEDREGRIAISSRVEGAEVWLEVSDNGTGIPAELVDRIMDPFFTTKPVGVGTGLGLSVCKNIVESYQGTLEVDSHLGVGTTMRIRLPLHKSGGSVASMKATPRKHGPKRRVMIIDDDPMILRSLKRVLNGHDLTLMSGGSEALAHLAEDQSFDIILCDLMMPGVTGMDVYKQLSQVAPDLARRIVFLSGGAVTPQAQRLLQEAPNRRYEKPLSPAELDEILRSGTT, from the coding sequence GTGCCCCCTCACGCCGACGGTCAAGACGCGATCGATGACGCAGCGCTGCGTTTCATCCTCGCCAACTTGCCCTATGCCATCTTGATTCATCAGGGCGGGCACGTCGTCTACGCGAACGGCACCGCCGCAGAGCTCCTCGAGTGCGACGATCCGGCGGCGTTGATTGGACAACCGTGGCACCGCTTCATGGTGACGGAGGACCGCAACGCGGCAGAGTCCAACGTGCGCGGTGCGCTGACTGAACAACAGGGGACACTCGCGCGCTTTGGTCCGGTGGAGCGCCGAGCGCTTAGCGCCAAGGGGAACGTGGTGCCGGTGGAGCTGCACGCCTTCACCCTCAACTGGGAGGGCAACCCGGCGCTCCTCGTCTCTGCGTCCGATATTTCTTCAAGGAAATCCATCGAGGGAAAGCTCCGGGAAGCGGACCGCATGGCCGCGGTGGGAACCCTCGCTGCTGGAGTAGCCCACGAGGTAAACAACCCACTCGCATACATCATCGCGAACCTCAGCTTCGCGGAGGAGAAGCTACGGCACAGTCCAGATCAAGAAGAGGCGCTCGAAGCGGTGGTTGAGGCACACCAGGGCATTCAGCGGGTGCGGCAGGTCGTGAGCGACCTGAAGACGTTCACCCATGACGACCAAAAGCCGCAGTCCGTGCTGGTCGCGAAGGTGATCCAGGCGACGGTGAAAATTGCCTCTGCACAAATCAGGCACCGCGCACGCTTGGAGGTGACCGCAGGTCGTAACGCGCGCGTGCTGGCTACCGAGACTCGGCTGTCGCAGGTGCTCCTCAACCTGCTGGTCAACGCGGCTCAGGCCGTACCCGAGGACCGAGAAGGGCGCATCGCCATCAGCTCACGGGTTGAAGGCGCTGAGGTCTGGCTCGAGGTCTCGGACAACGGCACGGGAATCCCCGCTGAGCTCGTCGATAGGATCATGGACCCGTTCTTCACCACCAAGCCCGTTGGTGTGGGCACGGGCTTGGGCCTCTCCGTCTGCAAGAACATCGTGGAGAGCTATCAGGGCACCCTCGAGGTCGATAGCCATCTAGGCGTGGGGACCACCATGCGCATTCGCCTACCGCTGCACAAGAGCGGCGGGAGCGTTGCGAGCATGAAGGCAACCCCACGGAAACATGGTCCAAAGCGGCGCGTCATGATCATCGATGATGACCCGATGATCTTGCGCTCGCTCAAGCGCGTATTGAACGGTCACGACCTGACGCTGATGTCAGGGGGAAGCGAGGCACTGGCTCACCTCGCAGAAGACCAGAGCTTCGACATCATCCTGTGCGACCTGATGATGCCTGGCGTCACCGGCATGGACGTCTACAAGCAACTCAGTCAGGTCGCGCCGGACCTAGCCAGGCGCATCGTCTTCCTCAGCGGTGGCGCGGTGACCCCGCAAGCACAGCGCTTACTGCAAGAGGCCCCTAACCGCCGTTACGAGAAGCCGCTCTCTCCCGCGGAGTTGGACGAGATCCTGCGCTCCGGCACGACGTAG
- a CDS encoding class I SAM-dependent methyltransferase yields MKRTALYFGLLAVTACGGATSPPNPPVAEPSATSTATTATAEVAPKEPEWVSPYDAVSQAGADPETDKKLRSAISSGQRTRQDQERDVWRHPLETLEFFGVKDDMQVLELWPGTGWYTQILAPLLAEKGGLHVTNLDPSGPQDVTPNRIAKQFDELLKGSPDRFGKVQVHQVAPPEKIELGPDGSMDLVLSFRNTHNWVKGGYALAVYDAAYRVLKPGGTLGIVQHRGAPGKTPEQTGYVGYLAPDYVKRLVGAAGFEFSAESELNANPKDTKDYPEGVWTLPPVLRLGEKDAAKYQAIGESDRMTLRFTKPTQIVPKLKGDDGKPLPQLPQAEGDPSFESPLFKQHLRLLTRAIILDDPEIARSVFFPVEAYQQVKDIPKPERDWEYRLWKNFKRDVHDYHKRLGDNPRFAKLLRLDTSGRSKSWMQPGSEGNKIGYFRMTHPKLVFQRADGKEMRVDLTSLISWRGEWYVVHLNGFK; encoded by the coding sequence GTGAAGCGAACTGCACTCTACTTCGGGCTCCTGGCGGTCACGGCTTGTGGCGGCGCTACCTCACCCCCAAACCCGCCCGTGGCTGAGCCTTCGGCGACGTCGACTGCTACAACCGCGACGGCTGAAGTCGCGCCAAAAGAGCCGGAATGGGTGTCCCCTTATGATGCCGTGAGCCAGGCGGGGGCAGACCCCGAGACCGACAAGAAGCTGCGTAGCGCTATTTCCTCAGGGCAACGAACTCGGCAGGACCAAGAGCGCGACGTCTGGCGGCACCCGCTGGAGACCCTGGAGTTCTTCGGTGTGAAGGACGACATGCAAGTGCTGGAGCTTTGGCCGGGCACTGGCTGGTACACCCAGATCCTGGCGCCGCTGCTCGCGGAGAAGGGTGGCCTACACGTCACGAACCTCGATCCGTCAGGCCCCCAGGACGTCACTCCGAACCGCATTGCGAAGCAGTTCGATGAGCTGTTGAAGGGCTCGCCTGATCGATTCGGCAAGGTGCAGGTGCATCAGGTCGCGCCGCCCGAGAAGATCGAACTTGGCCCGGACGGCTCCATGGATCTGGTGCTCAGCTTTCGCAACACCCACAACTGGGTGAAGGGTGGTTACGCGCTTGCCGTCTACGACGCCGCGTACCGCGTGCTCAAGCCGGGCGGGACCTTGGGCATCGTTCAACATCGGGGGGCGCCGGGCAAGACCCCCGAGCAGACTGGCTATGTCGGCTATCTCGCACCTGACTACGTCAAGCGATTGGTGGGCGCAGCGGGCTTCGAGTTCAGCGCCGAGAGCGAACTGAACGCCAATCCGAAGGACACCAAAGACTACCCCGAAGGCGTCTGGACGCTTCCGCCGGTGCTGCGCTTGGGCGAGAAGGACGCAGCGAAGTACCAAGCCATCGGTGAGAGCGATCGCATGACGTTGCGCTTCACGAAGCCAACGCAGATCGTGCCCAAGCTCAAGGGAGATGATGGCAAGCCGCTGCCCCAGCTACCCCAAGCCGAGGGGGACCCGAGTTTCGAGAGCCCTTTGTTCAAGCAGCACCTTCGGCTGCTCACTCGGGCAATCATCCTGGATGATCCCGAAATCGCTCGCTCGGTCTTTTTCCCTGTGGAAGCATACCAACAGGTCAAGGACATCCCCAAGCCTGAGCGCGACTGGGAGTATCGCTTGTGGAAGAACTTCAAGCGTGACGTTCACGACTATCACAAGCGGTTGGGTGACAACCCGAGGTTTGCCAAGCTGCTGCGGCTGGACACCTCCGGGCGGAGCAAGTCCTGGATGCAACCTGGTTCCGAAGGGAACAAGATTGGCTACTTCCGCATGACTCACCCGAAGCTCGTCTTTCAGCGCGCCGACGGCAAGGAAATGCGCGTCGACTTGACTAGCTTGATCAGCTGGCGAGGCGAGTGGTACGTCGTGCACCTCAACGGCTTCAAGTAG
- the aqpZ gene encoding aquaporin Z: protein MSLGRRAAAEAFGTFWLVFGGCGSAVLSAAFPNVGIGLLGVSLAFGLTVLTMAYAIGHISGCHLNPAVTAGLVAGGRFPAKEALPYVVAQVVGGVAGAGVLFVIASGKAGFDVHAGFASNGFGDHSPGGYSMLSALVAEVVLTFFFLFIILGSTHGKAPAGFAPIAIGLALTLIHLIGIPVTNLSVNPARSTGPALFAGGWALAQLWLFWLAPIVGGVLAGLLFPVLFKDEKAD from the coding sequence ATGAGCTTGGGACGACGCGCGGCCGCCGAGGCCTTTGGGACGTTTTGGTTGGTATTCGGAGGCTGCGGCAGTGCCGTGTTGTCGGCGGCGTTTCCGAACGTCGGGATCGGACTCCTTGGAGTGTCCTTGGCGTTTGGCCTCACAGTGTTGACGATGGCGTACGCCATCGGGCACATCTCTGGCTGCCACCTGAACCCCGCGGTTACCGCTGGCTTGGTCGCCGGCGGTCGTTTTCCGGCCAAAGAGGCGCTGCCTTACGTCGTCGCGCAGGTGGTCGGCGGTGTGGCTGGCGCTGGGGTGCTGTTCGTCATTGCCTCGGGGAAAGCGGGATTTGATGTACACGCCGGCTTCGCGTCGAATGGTTTCGGCGACCACTCTCCGGGCGGATACAGCATGCTGTCCGCGCTCGTGGCGGAGGTCGTGCTGACCTTCTTCTTCCTGTTCATCATCCTGGGCTCGACCCACGGCAAGGCGCCCGCTGGTTTCGCACCAATCGCTATCGGTCTCGCTCTAACGCTGATTCACCTGATCGGTATCCCGGTCACGAATCTCTCGGTGAATCCCGCGCGGAGCACCGGGCCCGCACTGTTCGCAGGGGGCTGGGCGCTCGCTCAACTCTGGCTATTCTGGCTCGCACCGATCGTCGGAGGCGTGCTCGCGGGGTTGCTGTTTCCCGTGCTCTTCAAGGACGAAAAGGCGGATTGA
- a CDS encoding sodium-dependent transporter — MSGSVEVERASAKADGWGSRLGVILAVAGSAVGLGNFLRFPGQAAQNGGGAFMIPYFVSLFILGIPIGWAEWTLGRKGGAHGYHSAPAILGRVSGRKAFRYLGVIGVLIPLVVYMYYVLIESWCLYYAVQYVIGGMDLGTDPGGYAKASEAVFTRATGIGGNGQLFAHGLDTENIVLIVVLALNVWLCYRGLSAGIEKFCTYAMPVMALCAVVVLIRVLTLGTPDPTFPERNVLAGLGYMWNPDFSRLWDFKTWLAAAGQIFFSLSVGFGVIINYASYLRRKDDVVLNGLTATATNELFEVGFGGMITIPAAFVFLGASGAVGGTFGLGFNTLPVVFQYLGAFGRWVGAIWFSMLFLAAITSSLSMLQPVTAFLTESLGVSRRRATSVLVGLVVPGVAWVMWFSKDLTALDTMDFWVGTTLIFVMGSLQLWVFAWVFGAERGIAEANHGSDARIPTWFRWMFRWVSPLFLLVVFVGFCIQSLPGYLKALGANPIALWTLAVVGAVAGVLVACVWRAEGRWATDRGTEQPAVEEAE; from the coding sequence ATGAGCGGGTCGGTCGAGGTCGAGCGGGCGAGCGCGAAAGCGGACGGGTGGGGCTCACGCCTGGGAGTCATCCTGGCGGTGGCCGGGAGTGCTGTCGGGCTTGGGAACTTCCTGAGGTTTCCAGGGCAGGCGGCTCAGAACGGAGGCGGAGCGTTCATGATTCCGTACTTCGTTTCCCTATTCATCCTGGGGATCCCCATCGGTTGGGCCGAGTGGACGCTGGGCCGCAAAGGCGGAGCACATGGGTACCACTCCGCGCCGGCGATCCTGGGTCGTGTGAGTGGGCGCAAGGCGTTTCGCTACCTTGGGGTGATCGGCGTCCTCATTCCCTTGGTGGTCTACATGTACTACGTGCTGATCGAGTCGTGGTGCCTGTACTACGCCGTTCAGTACGTCATTGGCGGTATGGACTTGGGAACGGATCCCGGAGGATACGCCAAGGCGAGCGAGGCGGTGTTCACGCGGGCCACGGGCATCGGTGGCAATGGTCAACTGTTTGCTCACGGGCTCGACACCGAGAACATCGTGTTGATCGTCGTGCTCGCGCTGAACGTGTGGCTCTGCTACCGCGGGCTGTCCGCAGGCATTGAGAAGTTCTGCACCTATGCGATGCCAGTCATGGCGTTGTGCGCGGTGGTGGTGTTGATTCGGGTGCTGACCTTGGGCACCCCGGACCCAACGTTTCCGGAGCGGAACGTCCTCGCGGGCCTGGGGTACATGTGGAATCCAGACTTCTCGAGACTCTGGGACTTCAAGACCTGGCTCGCCGCGGCTGGACAGATCTTCTTTTCGTTGTCCGTCGGCTTCGGCGTGATCATCAACTACGCCTCCTACCTGCGCCGTAAAGACGACGTGGTGCTGAATGGCTTGACCGCCACCGCCACGAATGAACTCTTCGAGGTGGGCTTCGGTGGGATGATCACCATCCCGGCAGCGTTCGTCTTCTTGGGCGCGAGCGGCGCTGTAGGCGGGACGTTTGGACTTGGCTTCAACACGCTGCCGGTCGTGTTTCAGTACCTCGGGGCGTTTGGACGCTGGGTCGGTGCGATTTGGTTCTCCATGCTGTTCCTTGCGGCAATAACCAGCTCGCTCTCGATGCTGCAACCGGTCACCGCCTTCTTGACAGAGTCGCTGGGTGTCTCGCGGCGTCGCGCGACCAGCGTGCTCGTCGGCCTGGTGGTACCCGGGGTGGCTTGGGTGATGTGGTTCAGCAAGGATCTCACAGCGCTCGATACGATGGACTTCTGGGTTGGGACCACGCTGATCTTCGTGATGGGCTCGCTGCAGCTCTGGGTGTTCGCTTGGGTGTTCGGTGCTGAGCGCGGGATTGCCGAGGCGAATCATGGATCGGACGCGCGCATTCCCACGTGGTTCCGCTGGATGTTTCGTTGGGTCTCGCCGCTGTTCTTGCTGGTGGTGTTCGTCGGCTTTTGCATTCAGAGTCTGCCCGGCTACTTGAAGGCGCTCGGCGCCAATCCCATCGCACTGTGGACACTCGCGGTGGTGGGGGCGGTAGCGGGGGTGCTGGTGGCTTGCGTTTGGAGGGCTGAGGGGCGCTGGGCTACGGACCGCGGTACGGAGCAACCGGCAGTCGAGGAGGCGGAATGA
- a CDS encoding thioesterase family protein, giving the protein MPPAAPDFVHVSTPAPTAAAAFALPQHAFKLDVPEGWRQGRGAFGGYVIAALTRATDQLESNADRKLRSLTSTIPAPVVAGPADVYVSPLRIGSGVSTWQSLLVQENEVRAQATLVYGKQRVSTAGWSPQPPTGHPHWSEVDVVNMRAPLGPEFAQHFEFRPVGAPPFSGGSEPIASGWIRNRPALSKLSAADVLALLDAWWPASFVLETAPRPMATLTYTAELLVDPASLDDAPLFYRARSEAMHDGFCAEFRELWTVQGALVGLNQQTFVMIR; this is encoded by the coding sequence ATGCCCCCGGCCGCTCCCGATTTCGTCCACGTTTCCACCCCCGCGCCAACGGCTGCAGCAGCGTTTGCGCTTCCCCAGCACGCCTTCAAGCTCGATGTACCCGAGGGCTGGCGCCAGGGGCGCGGAGCGTTCGGTGGCTACGTGATCGCGGCGTTGACTCGGGCGACCGATCAACTCGAGAGCAACGCGGACCGCAAACTGCGCTCGCTGACTTCCACGATCCCCGCCCCGGTGGTCGCGGGCCCCGCTGACGTGTACGTCAGTCCCTTGCGCATCGGAAGCGGTGTTTCTACGTGGCAATCACTGTTGGTTCAAGAGAACGAGGTGCGTGCGCAAGCGACGCTGGTCTACGGCAAGCAGCGAGTCTCGACGGCGGGTTGGTCGCCCCAGCCTCCTACGGGGCACCCCCACTGGTCAGAGGTGGACGTCGTCAACATGCGGGCACCGCTGGGCCCCGAGTTTGCTCAGCACTTCGAGTTTCGCCCCGTTGGAGCACCTCCTTTCAGTGGAGGTAGCGAACCCATCGCGAGCGGTTGGATCCGAAACCGTCCCGCGCTGTCCAAGCTCAGCGCCGCCGATGTGCTCGCGCTACTCGACGCTTGGTGGCCAGCTTCCTTCGTCTTGGAGACCGCGCCGCGGCCGATGGCTACCTTGACCTACACCGCAGAGCTGTTGGTGGACCCCGCAAGTCTGGACGATGCACCGCTGTTCTATCGAGCGCGCAGCGAAGCCATGCACGACGGCTTTTGCGCCGAGTTTCGTGAGCTATGGACGGTTCAGGGCGCTCTGGTGGGCCTCAATCAACAGACATTCGTGATGATCCGCTAG